A window of Streptomyces sp. Je 1-332 genomic DNA:
TCCCGGCCGGCTTCTTTCCCGGGAGCGCAAGGAAAGCGACGTCGAGATCCCCTCTGATCAGTGCCTGGGAGAAGCCTGACGAGCCGGTGGTGGACAGTCGCAGCCTGACTTCCACAGCTGGGTGGACGGCGTGGAGCCGCCCGAGCAGGGCGGGGAGGTCGACCACCTGTACCGATGCCATGGCGCCCACGCTCACACTGCCGCGGAGCGTGTGCTGCGCATCCCGTACTGCGTCCTGAGCCGCCTGCGCGGCGCGCAAAGTTGCACGCGCCTCGGGCAGGAGGGCCGCCCCGGCTCCGGTGAGCCGTACCCCCTGCGCTGAGCGCTCGAACAGGCGGCAGCTCAGTTCACGTTCCAGGGCGCGGATGGCGGCGGAGACCCCGGACTGCACGACATGCAGTCGCTGGGCAGCGTGCGTAAAGCTCAATTCTTCCGCGACCGCGAGGAAGTGCTCCAGCTGTCGTAGCTCCATTTCAGCAGTATCACTCACATTGCTCATGGGTAGCAAAATGATTCATTTGCAGTCATTAATGCTGATGGCGACTATGGAATGGAAGTCGGAATCAGGCCAGCTGTCGTGACTTCATCTGTATAGGCCGCCACCACCACAGGAGTGCTTCGTGTCTGGTATGGGGTTTCTGCTCGGCCGCCGCCTGCTGCAGCTGTACGCGGGGCTGGCGCTGTACGGAGCGAGTTCCGCGCTGCTCGTGGAATCCGGCCTGGGTCTCGAACCGTGGAATGTGCTGCATCAGGGCCTGGCGGAGCTCACCGGATACTCCATCGGCGTGGTGTCGATCATCGCGGGCGCCTTGGTGCTCCTGCTGTGGATACCTCTACGTCAGCGCCCCGGGCTCGGCACCGTGTCCAACGTCATCGTTGTCGGCGTGGCGATGGACGGCGCCCTCGCCCTGCTGCCGGACATCCACGGACTTGTGGCCCGTGGCGCCGTGCTCGTCGGCGGGATCGTGCTCAATGGTGCGGCGACCGGCCTTTACATCGCGGCGCGGTTCGGCCCTGGCCCGCGGGACGGTCTGATGACGGGTCTGCACCAGCTCACTGGACGGTCGATCCGTCTGATGCGGACTTCGGTCGAGGTGGTGGTCGTGGTCACGGGTCTGGCCCTGGGCGGCACGGTGGGTTTCGGCACGCTGCTGTACGCCCTGTCGATCGGGCCACTCGCTCAGTTCTTCCTGCGCGTCTTCGCCCTTCCCGCCCGGCCGGCCCGCGATACAGCCGCGCAGCCACCCCTACCGCCGCACGAGGTCCCTGGCCCGGATACGTGTCCACGAGCCCACCCCACTCCGCCGCCCGCTGACCCCACCTGTTGAACCTCCAATCACCGGAAGGGAGCCCTCATGCTCACCACCCAAGAAGCCCGCCGACAGCCAAGCCTCCAGACAGCTCCCTCCACCGCGACCCGCCCCTCGTCGGCTGAGGAAGGCCGGAGCCGCCGCGCCTCGCACACGGCCGGGTTCTGGTTCGTGACCGCAGGCTTTGCCGTGCTGATGGCTTTCGGCACCGTGCCGACCCCGCTGTGGCAGCTGTACGCGGCACGGGACAACTTCGGGGCGACCACGGTGACCGTCGCCTACTCCTCGATGGTCGTGGGCGCCGTGGCGGCCTTTGTCGGTTTGGGGCATCTGTCGGACCGGATGGGGCGGCGACGCCTCGTCATACCGGGCCTGGTGGTGGGCATCGTCGCGTCGGTCACTCTGATCCTCTGGCAGTCACTGCCGGGGCTGATCGTCGGCCGGGTTCTCACCGGCCTCGCCATGGGGCTGATGGCCTCCACCGCGACCGCGTACCTGCACGATCTGTACCGTCGGGGACAGCCGGGGAAGGCGACCTCGCCATTGCCGGGCATCGTGGCGACCGCTGCCAACATCGGTGGGCTGGCCGTCGGCCCGCTACTCGCCGGGATGGTCGCCGCATGGCTTCCCGCGCCGCTGACCTGGGCCCCGGCGATCTGCACCCTTGCGCTCACCGTGTGTCTGGTGCTGGCACTCGTCACGCCCGAGACCGTGGACCGCGATCCGGGCGCTTCCCGCCCAGCCGCCCGGTTCGCGCTGCGTCCGGGGAGCAAGACGACGTTCGTTGCTGCCGGGCTGCTGGGCGCCATCGCATTCGCGAACTTCGGACTGACTTCGGCGCTTGGCGGCGAGGTGCTGCACGACGCGCTGCACGTCGACTCCATCCTGGTCGCGGGAGTGGCGGTCTCCCTCATGTTCGCCTGCGCGGCGGTGGCCCAGATCGTGTGGGGGCGGCTGCCCGCATCGCGGATTCTTCGCATGGGCTGCCTCTCCTTCCCGATGGGCCTAGCGCTGTGCGCGCTGAGCATCTATCACCCGGCCCTCTGGCTTTACCTGTGCGCGGTGTCCGTGTCCGGGGCGGGCTCCGGCCTGCTGTTCAAGGGTGCCATCGACCGCGCCATCTCGGCGGCCGACCCCACCTCCCGCGCCGGCGTACTCGCCATGTACTTCGTCATCGCATACATCGGGATAGGCCTGCCGGCCGTCCTCTTCGGCATCGTCATCAGCTACGTCGGTCTCGGAACCGGGATGATCGGATTCGCGGCCATCCTGTCCCTGGGTGCCGTCGCCTCGACCATCGCCGTCTCGCGCGGCCGCACTGGAAGGGTCTGACCTCATGCGCTACATCATCATCGGAGCAGGAGCGATCGGCGGCACGGTGGCCGGGCGACTCACCGAGGCAGGACACGACGTCGTACTCGTTGCACGTGGCGCCCACTACGAAGCGCTGCGCGATCACGGCCTGCGTGTGTCGACACCCGACGGCGCCCGCACCCACCCGCTCCCCACCGTCCAACACCCTCATGAACTCGGCGAGCTACACCCGGACGATGTCCTCTTCCTCGCGGTCAAGACACAGGACAGCCAGGCGGCGCTCGACGACTGGAGCCTACGCCCGGTCGCGGGCGGCGGCACTGCGGCTCAGCGGCTGCCCTTGATCTGCGCCCAGAATGGCGTCGAGAGCGAACGCATGGCGCTGCGCCGCTTCCGCCATGTCTACGGAATGTGTGTCTGGCTGCCTTCTACCTATGTCGAGCCGGGCGCCGTCTCCGCCGCTGGTGCCCCTTACACCGGCATCCTCCACCTGGGCCGCTATCCGTCGGGCGTCGATGAGACGGCGCGCGCCATCGCGGCCGACCTGGAGATGACCAAGCTGCTCGCGCCGGTCGTGCCGGACGTCATGCGCTGGAAGTACGGCAAACTCCTCGCCAACCTGATCAACGCCATCGAGGCCGTCAGCGGGCCGGTCACCAGCAGTGCGGCCATCGAACTCCTCACGCGGGCCCAGGCCGAGGGCCGTACTGTGCTTAAGGCGGCTGGCATCGAGGCAGCGAGCGAGCAGGAACAAGCAGAAGCCCGCGGCGACCGCATTCGCTTTGAGGCTGTCGAGGGCGCCCCTCGGAGCGGCAGTTCCTCCTGGCAGAGTCTCGCCCGCGGCACCGGCACCATCGAGGCGGATTATCTGAACGGTGAGATCGCGCTCCTGGGCCGCCTACACGGCGTTCCGACTCCGGTGAACGAGGGGCTGCGGCAGGTCGCGAACGCGTTCGCGCGAGAACAGAGGCAACCTGGGTCGATGCCAGTGGACGAAATGACGGCGCTGCTGGACGCCCTCGGGCGCGGCTAGGTCGTCGTCTCCTTCGCTCCCATACCGGACGCTGCCGCGGTCCTCGACGCCTTGGAGCGCGCCTCCAACGAGAACGAGACGTAAGACGCGCCTGCCGTCCACTCTCCCGTCGCTCGCCCCGTCGCATTCCCGTGGCCGCTTCCAGCCGCCTGCGGTTGCCCGGGAACCGCCTCCACTCCTGGCGGACTCGGCGCTCCTCCGGGCAACAGCTCGGACAACAACTCCACGTCACCGGGATGGGTCCGGGGCGGGGACTCCTCGTACGAGTACAACGGCTCCACGGACAACATGGCCTTTGTGAACATCTGCCTCCTCGATTCAAAGGGACACCCTCGCCGCCACACAGGGCAAGAAGCGGCACGA
This region includes:
- a CDS encoding LysR family transcriptional regulator; its protein translation is MSNVSDTAEMELRQLEHFLAVAEELSFTHAAQRLHVVQSGVSAAIRALERELSCRLFERSAQGVRLTGAGAALLPEARATLRAAQAAQDAVRDAQHTLRGSVSVGAMASVQVVDLPALLGRLHAVHPAVEVRLRLSTTGSSGFSQALIRGDLDVAFLALPGKKPAGIDARALSTVPLALVVPATHRLAEQQHVTLADLQDEPFVDSPPGHGNREVVDRAFVTAGVERKVAFEIPDFAMAAALVRNGLGLTFLPAFAVPRMPELRVLEVHECDLRWTTYLGTASNRRPSSALQALMDLVDDHALSLERLVAAPEHRATPQE
- a CDS encoding MFS transporter, which translates into the protein MLTTQEARRQPSLQTAPSTATRPSSAEEGRSRRASHTAGFWFVTAGFAVLMAFGTVPTPLWQLYAARDNFGATTVTVAYSSMVVGAVAAFVGLGHLSDRMGRRRLVIPGLVVGIVASVTLILWQSLPGLIVGRVLTGLAMGLMASTATAYLHDLYRRGQPGKATSPLPGIVATAANIGGLAVGPLLAGMVAAWLPAPLTWAPAICTLALTVCLVLALVTPETVDRDPGASRPAARFALRPGSKTTFVAAGLLGAIAFANFGLTSALGGEVLHDALHVDSILVAGVAVSLMFACAAVAQIVWGRLPASRILRMGCLSFPMGLALCALSIYHPALWLYLCAVSVSGAGSGLLFKGAIDRAISAADPTSRAGVLAMYFVIAYIGIGLPAVLFGIVISYVGLGTGMIGFAAILSLGAVASTIAVSRGRTGRV
- a CDS encoding 2-dehydropantoate 2-reductase, whose product is MRYIIIGAGAIGGTVAGRLTEAGHDVVLVARGAHYEALRDHGLRVSTPDGARTHPLPTVQHPHELGELHPDDVLFLAVKTQDSQAALDDWSLRPVAGGGTAAQRLPLICAQNGVESERMALRRFRHVYGMCVWLPSTYVEPGAVSAAGAPYTGILHLGRYPSGVDETARAIAADLEMTKLLAPVVPDVMRWKYGKLLANLINAIEAVSGPVTSSAAIELLTRAQAEGRTVLKAAGIEAASEQEQAEARGDRIRFEAVEGAPRSGSSSWQSLARGTGTIEADYLNGEIALLGRLHGVPTPVNEGLRQVANAFAREQRQPGSMPVDEMTALLDALGRG